The following proteins are encoded in a genomic region of Anabas testudineus chromosome 13, fAnaTes1.2, whole genome shotgun sequence:
- the LOC113148238 gene encoding uncharacterized protein LOC113148238, with the protein MAASILRSRYPPISTGELGAPLLRQASSSSQSQPGTGVEPVERQHLIGDGHSDWMTEKVDLSSFVSTTESSPSSSLPPSPLEQDVKVPSDLEVMTSLLQEELAQLEDYFRSESTSTTNKLDKSSKCDKGAQAMGSQSYYQLPYGSYGTSQSETSPVVVTLATGELDLASFCGGPIGRTKIARPAPYNYHHRYHHNNGRRIISEAVKVGDEVGLDTWGSRGSYSGSTELSVNHYSTLKTVSKNSLGNVKKVRECALSLKEEDSYCFSEGMFCSEEIARGFCLGGSYDSHHKREGQLMHNVKVNVSYDSTGLDVLHCSKDGGLSGSIPQETMVAGDGYFHQSMASTEPYHSFIGDLDQPSQAQAVEPQHGHYLYPECLADQSYECLSRGEGEGPLMGTPIHRPTHRLKDEPCSMKPSLVMGTVSLDTGSGERKQKKRDQNKTAAHRYRLRKRAELDSLEEELHGLEGQNRELRDKAESVEREIQYVKDLLIEVYKARSQRLKQDGSA; encoded by the exons ATGGCGGCATCGATCCTTCGCAGCAGATATCCTCCCATTTCCACAGGCGAGCTTGGCGCTCCCCTTCTCCGACAGGCTAGCAGCTCCAGCCAATCACAGCCCGGCACGGGGGTGgagccagtggagaggcagCACTTAATTG GTGATGGTCACTCAGATTGGATGACGGAAAAAGTtgatttgtcttcatttgtgtCAACGACCGAGTCTTCTCCAAGCTCATCACTTCCACCCTCACCGTTAGAACAGGATGTCAAGGTGCCCTCGGATCTGGAGGTCATGACCTCTCTactgcaggaggagctggctcaACTGGAGGACTACTTCCGCTCCGAATCTACATCCACAACAAACAAGTTGGACAAATCCTCAAAATGTGACAAGGGTGCTCAAGCCATGGGCTCCCAATCTTATTATCAGTTACCCTATGGCTCGTATGGgaccagccaatcagaaaccaGCCCCGTGGTTGTTACCTTGGCAACAGGGGAACTGGACCTGGCCAGCTTCTGTGGCGGTCCCATCGGAAGAACCAAAATCGCTCGACCCGCTCCATACAACTACCATCACCGCTACCACCACAACAACGGGCGAAGAATAATCAGCGAGGCAGTGAAAGTCGGAGACGAAGTTGGACTTGATACGTGGGGCTCCAGAGGAAGTTACTCAGGAAGCACAGAGTTGTCTGTGAACCACTACTCCACACTGAAGACAGTAAGCAAGAACAGCCTTGGTAACGTTAAGAAGGTGAGAGAATGTGCTTTATCGTTGAAGGAGGAGGACAGTTATTGTTTTTCAGAAGGAATGTTTTGCAGCGAAGAGATTGCTCGAGGTTTTTGTCTGGGTGGCTCGTATGACAGCCACCACAAGCGAGAGGGACAGTTGATGCACAACGTGAAGGTCAATGTAAGTTACGACAGCACAGGGCTTGACGTCTTGCACTGCAGCAAAGATGGAGGACTTTCTGGAAGTATTCCCCAAGAGACAATGGTGGCCGGTGATGGCTACTTCCACCAATCCATGGCCAGCACAGAGCCTTACCATAGCTTTATAGGTGACCTAGATCAGCCGTCACAAGCACAGGCTGTAGAGCCCCAACATGGCCACTACCTCTATCCAGAATGCCTTGCAGACCAAAGCTATGAATGTCTGTCCAGAGGTGAGGGCGAGGGGCCACTGATGGGCACCCCCATCCACCGCCCCACCCACAGGCTAAAGGACGAGCCCTGCTCCATGAAGCCATCTCTGGTGATGGGCACCGTTTCTCTGGATACCGGCAGTGgggagagaaagcagaaaaaaagagaccagaacaaaactgCTGCTCACAG GTACAGGTTGCGTAAGAGGGCGGAGCTGGACTCTCTGGAGGAAGAGCTGCACGGCCTCGAGGGGCAGAACCGGGAGCTTCGTGACAAGGCGGAGTCTGTGGAGCGAGAAATCCAGTACGTCAAAGATTTACTGATCGAGGTCTACAAGGCTCGCAGTCAGCGGCTCAAACAAGATGGCAGTGCCTAA